A stretch of Linepithema humile isolate Giens D197 chromosome 3, Lhum_UNIL_v1.0, whole genome shotgun sequence DNA encodes these proteins:
- the LOC136998766 gene encoding probable serine/threonine-protein kinase tsuA isoform X2, with product MLTDFNLYKMPTVCSVKGCKSSWKKHSRITFHRFPSSNKKYFHYWIAAAGREDLVSFSNARICSLHFTNNDYFNHTKHVGKKFLKPDTFPTQHVHKNIVQLLAKADEINENNNKDLPIINEERTTTNNQNDKERVVTNQNDMFIDEEQTTTNSQNNKEEINQNNMLIDEEQTATNSQNNKEEINQINMLIDEEQTATNSQNNKEEINQNDMLIDKEQSVSSVISKCINCEKLKVQNKMLQQNITDLEISQEKRLEQQANMFHIIINKNKAEFKKNIELQRKKNKALTKSVQRKETNIKT from the exons acagattttaatttatacaaaatgccTACAGTTTGTAGTGTGAAAGGATGCAAAAGTTCTTGGAAGAAACATTCACGTATAACATTTCATAG atttccatcgtcaaataaaaaatatttccattattgGATTGCGGCTGCTGGAAGAGAGGATttagtttctttttcaaatgcaAGAATATGtagtttacattttacaaataatgattattttaatcatacaaAGCATGttggcaaaaaatttttaaaacctGATACATTCCCAACTCAacatgtacataaaaatattgtccaaTTGTTAGCTAAAGCAGATGAAATTAACGAAA ataataataaagaccTGCCTATTATTAATGAAGAACGAACAACGACAAACAatcaaaatgataaagaaagaGTAGTGACTAATCAGAATGATATGTTCATTGATGAGGAACAAACAACAACAAAcagtcaaaataataaagaagaaattaatcaGAACAATATGCTCATTGATGAGGAACAAACAGCAACAAAcagtcaaaataataaagaagaaattaatcaGATCAATATGCTCATTGATGAGGAACAAACAGCAACAAAcagtcaaaataataaagaagaaattaatcaaaacGATATGCTTATTGATAAGGAACAAAGTGTTTCTTCTGTGATATCAAAAT gTATAAATTGTGAGAAgttaaaagtacaaaataaaatgttacaacaGAATATAACAGATTTAGAAATATCACAAGAAAAACGATTAGAACAACAAGCAAACatgtttcatataattattaataaaaacaaagctgaatttaaaaaaaacatagaacttcaaaggaaaaaaaataaagctttaaCTAAAAGTGTACAACGTAAAGagacaaatattaaaacctag
- the LOC136998766 gene encoding probable serine/threonine-protein kinase tsuA isoform X1: MSTANQSMKETNNVVCSVKGCKSSWKKHSRITFHRFPSSNKKYFHYWIAAAGREDLVSFSNARICSLHFTNNDYFNHTKHVGKKFLKPDTFPTQHVHKNIVQLLAKADEINENNNKDLPIINEERTTTNNQNDKERVVTNQNDMFIDEEQTTTNSQNNKEEINQNNMLIDEEQTATNSQNNKEEINQINMLIDEEQTATNSQNNKEEINQNDMLIDKEQSVSSVISKCINCEKLKVQNKMLQQNITDLEISQEKRLEQQANMFHIIINKNKAEFKKNIELQRKKNKALTKSVQRKETNIKT; the protein is encoded by the exons TTTGTAGTGTGAAAGGATGCAAAAGTTCTTGGAAGAAACATTCACGTATAACATTTCATAG atttccatcgtcaaataaaaaatatttccattattgGATTGCGGCTGCTGGAAGAGAGGATttagtttctttttcaaatgcaAGAATATGtagtttacattttacaaataatgattattttaatcatacaaAGCATGttggcaaaaaatttttaaaacctGATACATTCCCAACTCAacatgtacataaaaatattgtccaaTTGTTAGCTAAAGCAGATGAAATTAACGAAA ataataataaagaccTGCCTATTATTAATGAAGAACGAACAACGACAAACAatcaaaatgataaagaaagaGTAGTGACTAATCAGAATGATATGTTCATTGATGAGGAACAAACAACAACAAAcagtcaaaataataaagaagaaattaatcaGAACAATATGCTCATTGATGAGGAACAAACAGCAACAAAcagtcaaaataataaagaagaaattaatcaGATCAATATGCTCATTGATGAGGAACAAACAGCAACAAAcagtcaaaataataaagaagaaattaatcaaaacGATATGCTTATTGATAAGGAACAAAGTGTTTCTTCTGTGATATCAAAAT gTATAAATTGTGAGAAgttaaaagtacaaaataaaatgttacaacaGAATATAACAGATTTAGAAATATCACAAGAAAAACGATTAGAACAACAAGCAAACatgtttcatataattattaataaaaacaaagctgaatttaaaaaaaacatagaacttcaaaggaaaaaaaataaagctttaaCTAAAAGTGTACAACGTAAAGagacaaatattaaaacctag